A window from Borrelia sp. P9F1 encodes these proteins:
- the ssb gene encoding single-stranded DNA-binding protein produces the protein MADINSLVLSGRLTRDSELTYTETGIAILKFGLANNRRMKKNDEWVDHAQFFECVIFSKRAESLSAFLKKGKQVVVSGSLKYESWQDKNTGDKRSKISVLVDELQMFGTLTTTQSTSSAGFEGYKKTDTFKDIDFDDSFNEDIPF, from the coding sequence ATGGCAGATATTAATTCGTTAGTGTTGTCTGGCAGGCTTACTAGAGATTCTGAGCTTACATATACCGAGACTGGAATAGCTATTCTTAAGTTTGGGTTAGCTAATAACAGAAGAATGAAGAAAAATGATGAATGGGTTGATCATGCTCAGTTTTTTGAGTGTGTTATCTTTTCAAAGAGGGCAGAAAGTCTTAGTGCTTTTCTTAAGAAGGGGAAGCAGGTCGTGGTAAGTGGTTCTTTAAAATATGAGAGTTGGCAGGATAAAAACACTGGAGACAAAAGAAGTAAGATTAGCGTTTTAGTGGATGAGCTTCAAATGTTTGGAACATTAACTACTACTCAGAGTACGAGTAGTGCTGGATTTGAAGGTTATAAGAAGACAGATACATTTAAAGACATTGACTTTGATGATAGTTTTAACGAGGATATACCTTTTTAG
- the rpsF gene encoding 30S ribosomal protein S6 yields the protein MIRKYESCFLFRSEELEYKAALEEVRKQLEAFGASDIVESSLGERALEYPIKKQERGRYEIIEFKMDGDNLRELEVQLKLVKNLLRYMILIKANKKISTKKVKRKNFRDSREKDLAGASTSADVVDVKEN from the coding sequence ATGATAAGAAAGTATGAGTCTTGTTTTTTGTTTAGGAGTGAGGAGCTTGAGTACAAGGCAGCCTTAGAGGAAGTGCGTAAACAGTTGGAGGCTTTCGGTGCTAGTGATATTGTTGAAAGTTCTCTTGGGGAGAGAGCGTTGGAGTATCCTATTAAAAAGCAGGAACGTGGTAGGTATGAGATAATAGAATTTAAAATGGATGGTGATAATTTAAGAGAGCTTGAGGTTCAATTGAAGCTTGTTAAAAATTTATTAAGGTACATGATTTTGATTAAGGCCAATAAGAAGATTAGTACTAAGAAAGTTAAAAGAAAGAATTTCAGGGATAGTAGAGAAAAGGATTTGGCAGGAGCTAGTACTAGTGCCGATGTTGTCGATGTTAAGGAAAATTGA
- a CDS encoding PTS transporter subunit EIIC, whose protein sequence is MINFLRVRGFAKLQKFASAINLPISVLPISCLMLGIGSAMSNPSSLIYIDNVVLQGALGLVRAVGNTITLNIPLLFVVGIAVGVSRVQKGPAALSAIVGYLIFNVTENYFLDMFSELVEPSLMSSIGQVNFLGIQTLNTGVVGSLSVGLLVGYLHNRFCGVKLPLPFGFFSGPRFVPVVVFPFCIFLGMIFSLIWPNLDEVITSCGLFISGFDYFGSFLYGMLNRILVPLGLHSILTFPFNFTSLGGTEIINGQAIGGIQNIFHAQLSDSRLTEFYSGIARYRGGFYLSIMFGLPGAAFGVYRGIICEEKNKVSSLLFSGALTAFLMGITEPLEFLFVFTAPLLYFVHAIYTGLALLVANVFGIAIGSTFSTGFFDFFMFGMLQGHDKTNWIYALPLGFAFFGLYYFTFKWLYNYFDFQLFGVDEPFFGGNEGKVEGIGVAHLIAQGLGGLDNIQEFDIVSTDLRFVVFSPELVSCDLLSETGALNVIASGNTIRISYGTHVYYIKQAIENYSPRKLFRTSVVVASDHVKQGIKAYVEMKEDDKLEKRGQTGKRYKLTKEDNE, encoded by the coding sequence GTGATAAATTTTTTAAGGGTGCGTGGGTTTGCAAAGCTGCAGAAGTTTGCGAGTGCGATAAATTTACCGATTTCTGTTTTGCCGATTTCTTGTTTGATGCTGGGGATTGGGTCTGCTATGTCAAACCCTTCTAGTTTGATTTATATCGATAATGTTGTTTTACAAGGTGCCTTAGGTCTTGTGAGAGCTGTGGGCAATACTATTACCTTAAATATTCCTTTGTTGTTTGTTGTAGGCATTGCTGTTGGCGTATCGAGAGTCCAAAAGGGGCCTGCTGCGCTTTCGGCAATTGTTGGATATTTGATCTTTAATGTGACTGAAAATTATTTTCTTGACATGTTTTCAGAACTTGTTGAACCCAGTTTGATGTCTTCTATTGGGCAAGTCAATTTTCTTGGCATTCAAACTTTAAATACGGGCGTTGTTGGTTCTTTATCGGTTGGGCTTTTAGTTGGATATTTGCACAATAGATTTTGTGGAGTTAAGTTGCCATTGCCTTTTGGTTTTTTTTCTGGGCCTAGGTTTGTTCCTGTGGTGGTATTTCCTTTTTGTATTTTTTTAGGAATGATATTCTCTTTGATTTGGCCAAATCTTGATGAGGTAATTACTTCTTGTGGACTTTTTATTTCTGGGTTTGATTACTTTGGTAGTTTTCTCTATGGGATGTTAAACAGGATATTAGTTCCTTTAGGGCTCCATTCTATTCTTACGTTTCCTTTTAATTTTACTTCTTTAGGGGGGACAGAAATAATTAATGGTCAAGCGATCGGTGGTATTCAAAATATATTTCATGCTCAGTTATCCGATTCACGGCTTACCGAATTTTATTCAGGTATTGCCAGATACAGGGGTGGGTTTTATCTTTCTATTATGTTTGGGTTGCCTGGAGCTGCTTTTGGAGTTTATAGGGGGATTATTTGTGAAGAAAAGAATAAGGTCTCATCTCTTCTTTTCTCAGGTGCTCTTACTGCCTTTTTGATGGGAATTACAGAGCCCTTAGAGTTCTTATTTGTTTTTACAGCACCTTTGCTTTACTTCGTACATGCTATTTATACAGGGCTTGCTTTATTGGTCGCCAATGTTTTTGGTATTGCGATTGGGTCTACGTTTTCTACTGGATTTTTTGATTTCTTTATGTTTGGGATGTTGCAGGGACATGATAAAACAAATTGGATTTATGCATTGCCCTTGGGGTTTGCGTTTTTTGGTCTGTATTATTTTACTTTTAAATGGCTTTATAATTATTTTGATTTTCAGCTTTTTGGTGTTGACGAACCATTTTTTGGAGGCAATGAGGGAAAAGTCGAAGGGATTGGGGTGGCGCATCTTATAGCACAAGGGCTGGGTGGTCTTGATAACATACAGGAGTTTGATATTGTGTCAACGGACTTAAGGTTTGTGGTGTTCAGCCCTGAGCTTGTGTCTTGCGATTTACTGAGTGAGACAGGAGCTTTGAACGTTATTGCTAGTGGTAATACGATCAGAATTTCTTATGGGACTCATGTTTATTATATAAAACAAGCTATTGAAAATTATTCACCTAGGAAGCTTTTCAGAACTAGTGTTGTTGTTGCGTCTGATCATGTGAAACAAGGAATTAAAGCCTATGTAGAAATGAAGGAGGATGACAAGCTTGAGAAGAGAGGGCAGACAGGGAAGCGATATAAGCTTACTAAAGAAGATAATGAGTAG
- a CDS encoding hemolysin III family protein → MLLKDKDYGSCVCQVPRNELFSALSHLFGVVLSVIGSTVLITLSIASRKQFHAAVFFAYGLSMVLLYTMSTFYHICLKGSRVKEIFRKLDHISIFLLIAGTYTPPCLILMPNICGKLILSTVWGLALLGIVFKSVYVNSPGWVNGLIFILMGWTIVFGVKLIYNALPLRGFLWLVLGGVLYTIGGVVYAISKKFDPIVSMRVHDVFHVLILLGSFSHFWFMLGYVLPVG, encoded by the coding sequence ATGCTTCTGAAGGACAAAGATTATGGGTCATGCGTGTGTCAAGTACCCAGAAATGAGTTATTTAGTGCGTTGTCTCACTTGTTTGGAGTTGTTTTGTCGGTGATAGGGAGTACCGTTCTTATTACCCTGTCGATTGCTTCAAGAAAGCAGTTTCATGCGGCGGTGTTTTTCGCTTATGGCCTTTCGATGGTGCTTCTGTACACGATGAGCACTTTTTACCACATTTGCTTGAAGGGCAGTAGAGTGAAAGAAATATTTAGAAAGCTTGATCATATTTCCATATTTTTGTTGATAGCGGGGACTTATACTCCGCCTTGTCTAATTCTCATGCCCAATATTTGCGGGAAGTTAATTCTTTCGACTGTTTGGGGCCTTGCCTTGTTAGGGATTGTATTCAAATCAGTGTACGTAAACAGTCCTGGCTGGGTTAATGGATTGATATTCATACTTATGGGATGGACGATTGTGTTTGGTGTCAAGCTTATTTACAATGCACTTCCTTTGAGAGGATTTTTGTGGCTAGTGCTAGGGGGGGTTCTTTACACAATAGGGGGTGTGGTCTACGCAATAAGCAAGAAGTTTGATCCAATAGTGAGTATGAGGGTACACGACGTCTTCCATGTTCTGATATTGCTGGGTTCTTTTTCTCACTTTTGGTTCATGCTGGGTTATGTACTACCTGTTGGTTAA
- the rseP gene encoding RIP metalloprotease RseP translates to MYIVLSMLGFTLIIFIHELGHFLFAKLFKVKVEVFSIGIGPSVFKFKVRDTEYRFSPIFLGGYCRLKGAEHLENELKLNRQIEADRDSLFGISNFKRILIYFAGPLFNLILAFVIFIVIDIIGVISLDYPSKITSVSNNNLSKFRDGDIILSVNKRDIVSFSDLKRVIPVEETRTAFTVLRNNEKIDFEEYLNLEKFLKEIGPWVDLVISKVEPNSPAEVAGMRQYDRIVSINNVILNNNKQLQNCIMNLDSDVAEIKYDRNGEILTSRLVFQDTNKVLGVYFLPSVERLVRADNLRVAIINSFNKVLGVLSSILYSIFDLLTNFTKNFRNVVGPVGVINVISSSSALGVLYWLNTIAIFNLLVAGMNLFFVIIPILDGGQILISLIEILRGRRFRARSIYCFYSIGIFLVLGLLILGLFNDLSNILR, encoded by the coding sequence ATGTATATTGTGCTTAGCATGTTAGGTTTTACTTTAATAATATTCATCCATGAATTGGGTCATTTTCTATTTGCAAAGCTTTTTAAGGTTAAGGTTGAAGTTTTTTCTATCGGAATAGGCCCTAGCGTTTTTAAATTTAAAGTAAGGGATACAGAATATAGATTTTCTCCAATTTTTTTAGGGGGGTATTGCAGGCTTAAAGGAGCTGAGCACTTGGAAAATGAGCTTAAATTGAATAGACAAATTGAGGCAGATAGAGATTCTCTTTTCGGTATCTCTAATTTTAAGAGAATATTAATATATTTTGCAGGGCCTCTTTTTAATTTAATCTTGGCATTCGTTATTTTTATTGTAATAGATATCATAGGAGTTATATCTCTTGATTATCCTAGCAAAATAACCTCTGTAAGTAATAATAATTTAAGTAAATTTAGAGATGGAGATATTATTTTAAGTGTTAATAAAAGGGATATAGTTTCTTTTTCAGATTTGAAGAGAGTTATACCTGTGGAGGAAACTAGAACAGCTTTCACAGTTTTAAGAAACAATGAGAAGATTGATTTCGAAGAGTATCTGAATTTGGAAAAATTTTTAAAGGAAATTGGTCCTTGGGTGGACCTTGTCATTTCTAAAGTTGAACCAAATTCCCCAGCAGAAGTTGCGGGCATGAGGCAATATGATAGGATAGTAAGTATCAATAATGTTATTTTAAATAATAATAAGCAGTTGCAAAATTGCATTATGAATCTCGATTCTGACGTGGCAGAGATTAAATACGATAGAAATGGAGAGATTTTAACTTCAAGATTGGTATTTCAAGATACGAATAAAGTTTTAGGTGTTTATTTTTTGCCTAGCGTAGAAAGATTAGTTAGGGCAGATAATTTAAGGGTTGCTATTATAAACTCTTTTAATAAGGTCTTGGGTGTACTAAGTAGCATTCTGTATTCTATTTTTGATTTGTTAACGAATTTTACAAAAAACTTTAGGAACGTCGTGGGTCCCGTCGGAGTTATTAATGTTATTTCTAGTTCTTCTGCCCTCGGGGTCTTATATTGGCTTAATACCATAGCTATTTTTAATTTGCTAGTTGCTGGTATGAACTTATTCTTTGTTATAATTCCGATACTTGACGGAGGACAAATTCTTATTAGTCTGATTGAGATCCTACGCGGAAGGAGATTTAGGGCTAGATCCATTTATTGCTTTTACAGCATCGGTATCTTCCTAGTATTGGGACTTCTCATTCTGGGACTCTTTAATGATTTAAGTAACATCTTAAGATAG
- a CDS encoding phosphatidate cytidylyltransferase, with the protein MGNKNLYELRSKKLAFVKRLGTFLFFVPLVLFLIFLEFKDYLFINILIFIFSGVSAKEVNDLLKAKSSSISNTLAFFLGIAPPVLTYVHFNIFDLGINIIFYLVITLIFSNWIVNLVFIKEHEIVNFLSQATSIVFILIYPGILISFIVAITTLPKAPVLLLILFSMVSGNDTFAYLVGYFWGKNSYRPTIISPNKTIMGFLGGILFSVLVAIVVVFLGVINLTYGEAVIFGILMGFFTIVGDLFESGLKRSASVKDSGNIIPGRGGALDSIDSFLLAGPIFYLCLS; encoded by the coding sequence TTGGGAAATAAAAATTTGTATGAACTTAGGTCTAAAAAGCTGGCATTTGTTAAGCGGCTTGGAACATTTTTGTTTTTCGTGCCCTTGGTTTTGTTTTTGATATTTTTAGAGTTCAAAGATTATTTATTTATCAATATTTTAATTTTTATTTTTAGTGGAGTTTCTGCAAAAGAGGTTAATGATCTACTTAAGGCTAAGTCTTCTTCTATTTCAAATACTTTAGCATTTTTTTTAGGGATAGCGCCTCCAGTTTTGACGTATGTACACTTCAATATTTTTGATTTAGGTATCAATATAATATTTTATTTAGTAATAACTTTAATTTTTAGCAACTGGATCGTTAATTTGGTTTTCATTAAAGAGCATGAAATTGTCAATTTTCTATCGCAGGCTACCTCAATAGTTTTTATACTCATATATCCTGGTATTTTGATTTCATTTATTGTTGCTATTACCACTTTGCCGAAAGCTCCTGTTCTTTTGTTAATACTTTTCTCTATGGTGAGTGGTAATGATACTTTTGCCTATCTTGTTGGTTACTTTTGGGGAAAGAATAGCTATAGGCCTACTATTATTAGCCCCAATAAGACGATAATGGGGTTTTTGGGTGGAATATTATTTTCCGTTCTTGTTGCAATAGTTGTAGTATTTTTAGGGGTTATAAATTTAACCTATGGGGAAGCTGTGATTTTTGGTATTTTAATGGGATTTTTTACTATTGTTGGTGATCTATTTGAATCTGGACTTAAGCGCAGTGCATCGGTTAAGGATTCTGGAAATATTATTCCTGGTAGAGGTGGTGCCCTTGATTCAATTGATTCATTTCTTTTAGCAGGTCCTATATTTTATTTGTGTCTATCATAA
- the uppS gene encoding polyprenyl diphosphate synthase, with amino-acid sequence MNRCSLPMHVGIIMDGNRRWALKRGVSLLEGYQEGLRRVKDIIQHSVKLDIKCLSLYVFSTENWSRDKSEIEYLMFLIANYLRSEFAFYSENSIKIVVSGDIEALEEEVREAIVDAVDFTKNFGGLILNLAINYGGRDEIVRAVGKILKSDLKFDSLSEVEFARFLDNPELHELDLLIRTGGEMRISNFLLWKVAYCEFVFSSILWPEYSISHYNDDLMCFGKRKRNFGK; translated from the coding sequence ATGAATAGATGTTCTCTTCCTATGCATGTTGGCATCATAATGGATGGCAATAGAAGGTGGGCTTTAAAGAGGGGTGTTTCTTTACTTGAGGGGTATCAAGAAGGCTTAAGGAGAGTTAAGGATATAATACAACATTCTGTTAAACTGGATATAAAATGTTTATCCCTTTATGTGTTCTCCACAGAAAACTGGAGCAGGGATAAGAGTGAAATAGAATATTTGATGTTTTTGATTGCTAACTATTTAAGATCTGAGTTTGCTTTTTATAGTGAAAATAGCATAAAGATAGTAGTTTCTGGGGATATTGAAGCTTTGGAAGAAGAAGTAAGAGAGGCAATTGTTGACGCTGTCGATTTTACTAAAAATTTTGGTGGGCTTATTTTAAACTTGGCCATTAATTATGGTGGACGGGATGAAATAGTTAGGGCAGTTGGAAAAATTCTGAAGAGCGATTTAAAGTTTGATTCTCTGAGTGAGGTTGAATTTGCAAGGTTTTTAGACAATCCGGAACTTCATGAACTTGATCTTTTGATACGTACGGGAGGAGAAATGAGGATAAGTAATTTTCTTTTGTGGAAAGTTGCTTATTGCGAGTTTGTTTTTTCAAGTATTTTATGGCCAGAATATTCTATTTCTCATTATAATGATGATTTAATGTGTTTTGGAAAGAGGAAAAGAAATTTTGGGAAATAA
- the frr gene encoding ribosome recycling factor encodes MEEYKALLNEKMNKVLLSLENEYKSLRTGRVSSALFDKVLVDYYGEKTPLTRVANVSIPEARLVVIQPWDKTLLGKIEQAILNSDLSMNPSSDGSVLRIKVPALTVERRKQIAGQAKKIAEEYKVIARNVRQELNNKAKNQEKESEITEDDLRRILDDVQKSINSYVKRIDEILDLKTKEIMEV; translated from the coding sequence GTGGAGGAATATAAGGCTTTATTGAATGAAAAGATGAATAAAGTTCTTTTGTCTCTTGAGAATGAATATAAATCTTTAAGAACAGGTAGGGTAAGTAGTGCTCTTTTTGATAAGGTATTGGTTGATTATTATGGGGAAAAAACTCCTTTAACCAGAGTTGCCAATGTTAGTATCCCAGAAGCAAGGCTTGTTGTAATTCAACCTTGGGACAAGACTTTGTTGGGTAAAATAGAACAGGCTATACTTAATTCAGATCTTTCTATGAACCCTTCAAGTGATGGGTCAGTACTTAGAATTAAAGTACCTGCGTTGACTGTTGAGAGGCGTAAGCAGATAGCGGGTCAAGCGAAGAAGATAGCTGAGGAATATAAGGTTATTGCTAGGAATGTTAGGCAAGAGTTAAACAATAAGGCAAAAAACCAGGAAAAGGAATCTGAGATTACAGAAGATGATTTACGTCGGATTTTAGATGATGTACAGAAGAGTATTAATTCTTATGTTAAAAGAATAGATGAAATTTTGGATTTAAAAACAAAGGAGATCATGGAAGTTTAA
- the tsf gene encoding translation elongation factor Ts, translated as MGISPQEVKKLRDVTGAGFGDCKKSLELAGGDFELARKKLKEMGIASADKRSDRDAREGRVFSYASRERVGILLISCETDFVAMNSDFVAFGNSLIKRLVEDGRDSLDEEQEDGIKNLAATIKENIQVKKIFITDVSSNELVKSYLHGEQSKIGVFVKLRVDDASKVEDERLNNLAMDLALHVAAFAPLYLCVDNICPDYIKEQEEMFIKQMENSGKPENIVKGIVSGKLKKHLGEISLLEQSFVKDDKFTVREKVEEISKLILSKIEVIDFKCLCVG; from the coding sequence ATGGGTATTAGTCCTCAAGAGGTAAAAAAGCTGAGGGATGTAACTGGAGCTGGATTTGGTGATTGTAAGAAATCTTTAGAGCTTGCTGGTGGTGATTTTGAATTGGCTAGGAAAAAACTTAAGGAGATGGGGATTGCATCGGCTGATAAGAGAAGCGATAGAGATGCTAGGGAGGGACGTGTGTTTTCTTATGCAAGCAGAGAAAGAGTGGGTATTTTGCTTATTTCGTGTGAAACAGATTTTGTTGCTATGAATAGTGATTTTGTGGCTTTTGGGAATTCTTTGATAAAAAGATTAGTTGAGGATGGTAGAGATTCTTTAGATGAGGAACAAGAAGATGGAATTAAAAATTTAGCGGCTACGATAAAGGAAAATATTCAGGTAAAGAAGATTTTTATTACAGATGTTTCGTCTAATGAACTTGTTAAGAGTTATCTTCACGGGGAGCAGTCTAAAATAGGGGTGTTTGTTAAATTAAGGGTTGACGATGCTTCTAAAGTAGAAGATGAGAGACTAAATAATCTTGCAATGGATTTGGCTTTACATGTGGCAGCTTTTGCTCCGCTTTATTTGTGTGTTGATAATATTTGTCCTGATTACATTAAGGAACAGGAAGAGATGTTTATTAAGCAGATGGAAAATAGTGGAAAGCCTGAAAATATAGTTAAGGGGATTGTGTCTGGGAAGCTTAAAAAGCATTTGGGAGAGATTTCTCTTTTAGAACAAAGTTTTGTAAAGGACGATAAATTTACTGTTAGAGAAAAAGTTGAAGAGATTTCAAAGTTGATTTTAAGCAAGATAGAGGTGATTGATTTTAAGTGTTTGTGTGTTGGGTGA
- the rpsB gene encoding 30S ribosomal protein S2 produces MAVITMKSLLEAGVHFGHQVKRLDPRMKRFIFSERNEIHILDLQKTLQGIKDSYELVQSVVKSGKKVLFVGTKKQASEIIEQEAKRSDMPYVNNRWLGGMLSNFNTIRKSVQKLKKLEKMEVDGTFDMISKKEVSQLNREKLKLAKNLTGIKDMEDLPGAVFIIDPKREQIVINEARNLGIPIISVVDTNCNPDVIDCPIPGNDDAIRSVALFTKIISDAILESDKEVGIQIVENLNEEDLISEIEVKNDDEKESKE; encoded by the coding sequence TTGGCAGTTATTACTATGAAGAGTCTTTTGGAAGCTGGAGTCCATTTTGGGCATCAGGTGAAGAGACTTGATCCAAGGATGAAGAGGTTTATCTTCTCTGAGAGGAATGAAATACATATTTTGGATTTACAAAAAACTTTGCAAGGGATTAAGGATTCTTATGAGCTTGTTCAGAGTGTAGTAAAAAGCGGTAAGAAGGTGTTGTTTGTTGGGACTAAGAAGCAGGCAAGTGAAATAATTGAACAAGAGGCTAAAAGAAGTGATATGCCTTATGTAAATAATAGGTGGCTTGGGGGAATGCTTTCAAATTTTAATACTATTAGGAAATCAGTTCAGAAGCTAAAAAAATTGGAGAAGATGGAAGTTGATGGGACTTTCGATATGATTAGCAAAAAGGAGGTTTCTCAGCTTAATCGTGAGAAGTTAAAGCTGGCTAAGAATCTGACGGGGATCAAGGATATGGAGGATCTTCCGGGTGCGGTTTTTATTATTGATCCTAAAAGAGAGCAGATAGTTATTAATGAAGCAAGGAATCTTGGCATACCTATTATTTCAGTAGTTGATACAAATTGTAATCCAGATGTCATTGACTGTCCAATACCTGGAAATGATGATGCGATTCGTTCTGTTGCTTTATTTACCAAGATTATATCTGACGCTATCCTTGAGAGCGACAAGGAAGTTGGGATTCAAATAGTTGAGAACTTGAATGAAGAAGACTTGATAAGTGAAATTGAAGTTAAGAATGATGATGAGAAGGAATCGAAAGAATAA
- a CDS encoding tol-pal system YbgF family protein, whose product MFRGKIFIGILAVIVFVSIVAVFYSSMDVDYVKTGGEIVEKLEGDLNLYLRERGDEERSKIELGIKESIGKVGEIAHEFFPRFYLARSTYLQSKGLYKEALDDLDIVLKSKWIEREIAYLNKAVIYEKMGQVEDALLVYDNIIKQTKFEFMRIKALLSKALIVEVKDKNMAVDIYEQISNFSYENNLYVNIAKNKLLQLK is encoded by the coding sequence ATGTTTAGGGGTAAGATTTTTATAGGAATTCTTGCAGTTATTGTTTTTGTGAGTATTGTGGCTGTTTTTTATAGTTCTATGGATGTGGATTATGTTAAGACGGGAGGAGAGATAGTAGAGAAACTTGAGGGCGATTTAAATCTTTACTTAAGGGAAAGAGGTGATGAGGAAAGAAGTAAGATAGAACTTGGAATAAAGGAATCTATAGGTAAGGTGGGGGAGATTGCACACGAATTTTTTCCCAGATTTTATCTGGCAAGGTCTACTTATTTGCAGAGCAAGGGATTATACAAGGAAGCTCTTGATGATTTGGATATTGTGCTTAAATCAAAATGGATTGAAAGAGAAATTGCGTACCTTAATAAGGCTGTGATTTATGAAAAAATGGGACAAGTGGAAGATGCCTTGTTAGTATATGATAACATTATCAAGCAGACAAAATTTGAGTTTATGAGGATTAAGGCATTGCTTAGTAAGGCGTTGATCGTTGAGGTAAAGGATAAAAATATGGCTGTAGATATATATGAGCAGATTTCTAATTTTTCTTATGAAAATAATTTGTATGTGAATATAGCTAAGAATAAGCTTTTACAGCTTAAGTGA
- a CDS encoding 30S ribosomal protein S1: protein MENQEDLQENYLKVLERVDLGSNVSGVVVNIMKDYVLVDVGYKSEGFIRVDEFENIPDIGDRVDAVVTRIGGELGLVLSVEKLDSLSFQDKVDEYIADRKVVKGKVLFETASGYKVQINENVTGFMPLYLSSRTKDEKLKRGSIIEFYVVEANKTDGLRLILDRRTLEKERDLEKRKEFISSYSEGDIVDGVVEKIIEYGAIIRVREFVLGILNKRNIAFTRVENIEDFINVGDRLKLKIIKINLKTAKMELSLKALRTNPWDSIESKYAVESIVKGKVVKILPFGAVVELDNEVSGFLHISNFSWVRVTKSPQEVVKIGQIVEVKILEIDKERQRISLGIKQVNENPWDNLSERFSVGKVIQGVVKNITKTGAFVNIEEGIDAYISKFDISWVDDVNPEDYFEVGSSVSGKVIEFDARKQNIKLGIKQLEENPWDDFAKSYKKGDSLEVEVVEKKSKGLQVRVYNKIMGFISKIQLGDTKESSMRTFDNLSVGDKLKVILTNIDSRNKLVLLSYREYENQKSREEISSYLFKEDDNESYKPFANLLKRNVDV from the coding sequence ATGGAAAATCAAGAAGATTTGCAAGAAAATTATCTGAAGGTTCTTGAAAGGGTAGATCTTGGGAGTAATGTTTCTGGTGTTGTTGTAAATATCATGAAGGATTATGTGCTTGTAGATGTTGGTTATAAATCTGAAGGATTTATTAGAGTTGATGAATTTGAGAACATTCCAGATATTGGGGATAGGGTTGATGCGGTAGTTACGAGGATAGGCGGTGAGTTGGGCTTGGTTCTTAGCGTAGAGAAGCTTGACTCTTTGAGTTTTCAAGACAAAGTTGATGAGTATATTGCAGATAGGAAAGTGGTTAAGGGTAAGGTTCTGTTTGAGACGGCTAGTGGGTATAAGGTTCAAATTAATGAAAATGTTACCGGATTTATGCCTCTTTATTTAAGCTCTAGGACTAAAGATGAGAAATTAAAAAGAGGCTCGATTATTGAGTTTTATGTTGTTGAGGCGAATAAGACTGATGGTTTGAGGCTTATTCTTGATAGGCGGACTTTGGAAAAGGAACGGGATCTTGAAAAGAGGAAAGAGTTTATTAGTTCTTACAGTGAGGGGGATATAGTTGATGGAGTTGTTGAAAAGATCATAGAATATGGAGCTATTATAAGGGTTAGGGAGTTTGTTCTAGGAATATTAAATAAAAGGAATATTGCCTTTACTCGTGTTGAAAATATTGAAGATTTTATTAATGTTGGTGATAGGTTGAAGTTAAAAATCATCAAGATAAACTTGAAGACAGCAAAGATGGAGTTGTCGCTTAAGGCTTTAAGGACAAATCCTTGGGATTCTATTGAATCTAAATATGCGGTTGAAAGCATTGTTAAAGGAAAGGTTGTTAAAATATTGCCCTTTGGTGCCGTTGTTGAACTTGACAATGAGGTATCGGGTTTTCTTCATATAAGTAATTTTTCTTGGGTAAGAGTGACGAAGAGCCCACAAGAGGTGGTTAAGATTGGACAAATTGTAGAGGTTAAGATTTTAGAAATAGATAAGGAAAGGCAAAGAATATCTTTGGGGATTAAGCAGGTTAATGAAAACCCTTGGGATAATTTATCTGAGAGATTTTCTGTTGGAAAAGTTATACAGGGGGTCGTTAAAAATATTACAAAGACGGGCGCTTTTGTTAATATTGAAGAGGGCATAGATGCGTACATTAGTAAATTTGATATTTCTTGGGTAGATGATGTTAATCCGGAGGATTATTTTGAAGTGGGAAGTTCTGTTAGTGGAAAAGTTATTGAATTTGATGCAAGGAAGCAAAATATTAAACTAGGAATTAAGCAGCTGGAGGAGAATCCTTGGGATGATTTTGCTAAGAGCTATAAGAAGGGTGATTCCCTTGAGGTGGAAGTTGTTGAGAAGAAGTCTAAAGGACTTCAGGTAAGAGTTTATAATAAGATAATGGGGTTTATTAGTAAGATACAACTTGGGGATACAAAAGAATCTAGCATGAGGACTTTTGATAATTTGAGTGTCGGAGACAAGCTTAAAGTTATATTGACAAATATTGACTCTAGGAACAAATTGGTCTTACTTTCTTATAGAGAGTATGAGAATCAAAAATCGAGAGAGGAGATTTCTTCTTATTTGTTTAAGGAAGATGACAATGAGTCTTATAAACCATTTGCAAATTTACTGAAGAGGAATGTTGATGTTTAG